From the Lathyrus oleraceus cultivar Zhongwan6 chromosome 4, CAAS_Psat_ZW6_1.0, whole genome shotgun sequence genome, one window contains:
- the LOC127137233 gene encoding uncharacterized protein LOC127137233, with the protein MYEIISLDHVHAKVDALVQKLDNLSIPHAATVAAVTPNCELCGIPGHTAPECQILTGVPVDQVNYAQGNPYSNTYNPGWKNHPNFSYKNNNALYAPDQAPAVPPGYQKPATNALSMPRKSNLELMMESFIST; encoded by the coding sequence ATGTACGAAATCATTAGCCTTGACCACGtccatgcaaaggtagatgcccttgttcaaaagttagacAACTTGAGCATACCACACGCAGCCACCGTGGCTGCCGTAACTCCAAACTGCGAGTTATGTGGAATTCCTGGACACACTGCACCAGAATGTCAGATATTAACAGGAGTCCCCGTTGATCAAGTAAATTATGCACAAGGAAATccttattcgaatacctacaacccaggttggaaaaaccatcccAACTTTTCGTACAAGAACAACAACGCCTTGTATGCACCTGACCAAGCACCTGCTGTTccacctggatatcaaaagccagctaCTAATGCTCTTAGCATGCCTAGGAAGTCCAACCTTGAActaatgatggaaagcttcatatCTACCTaa